The following nucleotide sequence is from Pygocentrus nattereri isolate fPygNat1 chromosome 25, fPygNat1.pri, whole genome shotgun sequence.
ttctttaaaaaaattgattttcttctatctaatctcctcagaaatatctcctgaaaaacaaatgactttttctccatttcgactagaaatcaaataaataaagggtggtctagGACTTTTGCACTAGCTctttcaggctagatttgttagCGGATTTATTCCTTTGTTCCCTCGGATATCCGATCCAGCATTCTCTGCTCATAAAGGATCCCATTTTCCATCAATACCGACATGCCATCTGTTCTCAAAATTTCTAGCGCCTCCTCAGAGTCTTGAGAGTTTCCTGTTAATTATAAATAGAGTTATTCCAATACTGGGGACACATTCAATCACAttaaaatagattaaaaaatcTTACTGGTGCTTCAAATTGTAGTGAATGATGCTCTGAGCCAAAACAGATCAGCaataaatacagtgtgattAAGAGACCGTGTTTATGGTGGATCCGTTCACGTCATGACCTTCACCCTCCCCACCCATCTCTGCTATTTTAGTCGCTTAATCGATGTTGTAATTCTCACACGCTGCCCTGACCGCTCCCTGTCCAATCGTGCCGCGCATGCAGATCTCACTCAGCAGATATACGGCTGTCAAGCACTCTTGACTACAACAGGGCTTTTGATCTAACCGAGGAGTACTAATATGCAATAGATATTGCAGGAGCTCCTCACTCGATTTCATGCCAGAGCTGGAGCAGTTCCCACTCAGCTCGACACGCACCTGAAAATGCTGGCGGATGGAGCCGTCTTCAGCATCTCTGCAGCAGTACTGCATTAAGCAGATGGCTGCATATAGGCCTCTCTTTTTCTTACAGCACTTTCAGCTGATCAAAATAGTTCAGCTCCAGCTGCTACACAGTGTGAGGTGTTGAGCTTTGATTTTGAAACATGGCAACACATTTTATTGGGTTTCACAGCAAATAAAGGaggaataaattaaattaatacattGCCGGATGTCATCATAATGGCTAAGGGTGTAACACAAGGGCGGGTGATACGACAAATGCACAATATCATACTTGAAGATATTTCACAGTGTGGGTGCCTGATTATAAGTGAACATGGggaagcattttttaaaactatcaAACATTAGTCAGCTGTAATCATTTAGACACATGAAAAAATGTTCAACTGTAGTGGAAAAGCGGCACTCATCATGCGTCACTCTTCAGGAGGTAACCAATAAAAAAAGAGGGTgagtaaaactgaaatggagagTGAACTTTTGCTGTGTGGCCCGTTTGTGATCACAATGTCATCACAAACGTTTGCTGAAAACCTTGAAAATAGACGAAGAATAACATCACCAGCTTGGTGAACAGTTTAACTTCATGTAGAAATATGATGATGTAATTTAGTTGTGGTGGTCTGGGCACTCGCTAATGTTGCTATTGCTCACATGGGCTGATTAGGAAGAATTAAACCTGGTGAACATTTTCTCCCATCTTTCTCCTCCAAAAAGAAGTGCAGTAAGTGATAGTTTCTTTAGCCATAGGCGTCTGCCTATGGCCCAACTGAAATACAAAATAGATATTGTGATGTGGACCgatgaggcggacacatgtgctgagataagcgagttttattttgggcaaatccagggccATGGTggaaacggtccaggttcagatagccaacacggagataTGGAGAATCAGACATGATGAACaaacttcaaacagtacatacaaacatcccaaacagcatgtcaaacaatacatacatcaaACGACCAGCACATCTaccttcaaacaaagaccaacccagaccagggcaaacacggggcttatataaCACAGgcatgatgagggacaggtgggaaacaggtggcaacaatcaggaGCAGAGCCACAAAACAACGGGGCAGGactgtgaaaaccaaaacaaagaaacacgtGGATGACCGGGAAGTAAACAAGGCACATGGGcgagtgggaggagccagtcGTGACAGATATACTGTGCATGATGATGTGAAATACTCAATTCTGaaactgatgttttaaaaatacctgttatttgcatttgtaatgtttattttcagtaatttcaATGCTGCTTCAACCCCATGTCATAGTTATAATGGACTTTTCCATGTTGTTATGTAACGACACAACTGTGGAAAGAGAGACTGGTATATACAACAAAGTCCTTGTAGGAATGTCTGTCCACTTGGGGGCCATGTTGGCAATGCCACCAGGCAGTTATTTCTATCCCTCCAGACTCCCATCTCTGTGAATGGGGAGAGACCTAAAAATACAAAACTGAAGGCCAAACTAccatttcaaaaacatgttgAAATCATTGTTAAAATATGACATATATCTGATAAATAGCTTGCAGTGATTGGCTCAATAACGCACAAAAAAGTGGGGTTTTGGGTTCCTCTGGCTACTCTGCATGCACAGGTGTCCACACCTGAGCTCAAGTAGAAGGGGACTTTCCATGCTTGCAACATAACCAGCAAGCTGCTTGAATCTTTTCATTGAGGGAGGAAATACGTTGAGCATTGTGAGCTTtcccatttatttcatttattctgtgttcagtgactggtctcctcctttataacaTCTCTGGAACAAGGAAATTAAGCGGTCTTCTGCAATAAGGAGGCAAGTTTCTGCAGTGTGAATTTCTGGCCATTGAGAGAAAGTAAAGTCAtctaaataaagcagaaaaagcaacaaagatagagaggaaaaaatgactaaataagTAAAACATGTGAGGCAGTTTCATTGATCTCAATCACAGAATTGAGTCTTCTTTTACATGAGGTTAATTCAATTGTATGAAAAATACAAATTCATAATTTTGAATCAAAGTTGGATCATATAAAATGTCTAACAACAGTGAGACTCGGTTCTGATGCTCAAATGACACCTGTTTGAAGGATAAAGACTTATGAGTGTCAAAGTTCAACATGGTCTGGAGCATTTAGCCTGTTAACCTGATAGCCATGGCTGAGCCACtcttgtgtgtagtttttattcagtgtttcctggttctgatttagcagcacagcagatggaaaaagaaaccaTAACCGGTACAGTATGACCTTGAGATCCATTTGGCtgtacagtggaaaagaggccacTGGAAAAATACCATTCAAAACTATGAGTACACTGAACTGTACTGCCCTCAATCCAATGAAataggactaattatgctctgtttgtaatgaaacctgtcatttttcattgttctttATGTACTGACAATATATATGATGTGTTCAGGTAAGTATACTGTGACATGTTTCATCTTGTCATTATGCCCTAAGATAACAATATATGTATTTTCCTATTTTTGAACAGCAACACAGACTGCATGCACTTATTGAACTTGCATATTTTATACCATGTCTGCTCACACAAGTATCTGATGCTGAGACCTGAAATTAGGGACAGATGATATCAGAATCGCATcggtatcagcagatatttgcttaagatatttcaaaccaatatttgatgACATGTTTATTGCACTAAGGAAGAGCAGAATGGTTAGGCGAAGCTGATTTATTTtgctaaaatgtctgtattttattcattttattgcatttgtaaTTCTATTGAAATAAATCTGACACTTGCTTGTAATGCTAATTTAGGTAGATGTAAAgccatttgcaaaagtttggccacCCCTAATCAAAGGACATACTgagtttctaagtgaaaatcagTGCACATCTCCCAAATTTGTGAACATTTTAAGGCACCcttacttgctgaatttaacacactgggaAACATACAACATAAAAATGTGACCTGGATTTTTtgccaacatgttaaattcagctaatAAGTAGAATTTGCAgacaaatgccatatttaagtttgtccacttacaaaaatcaacaaaacacgtgCTCAACGTTTTGCATATGGCTGtagtttttttccactttttgtaaatgtttatgtatcaacATTTGGCAAGTATGGagatgaaaaatatcagatattggcatcagcacacagttcccatattggtgcatccaTAGTCGAAATAGAGTTATTCTGTTGGTTAATATTCTTTCATCATGTGATGGAGGTTCATGGCTCCATCTTGTTGCCATTGCTAAAGGAAATCTCTCAGCAGGAGGTCTTATAGTCTTTTTCAATGGAAACATAGGCcaagttttaaaaaatccatATAAAACCAGCTGCTGTCAGTTGCTCAGCTGTGCTTTCAATATCTCTGCTCATTGTATGTGCAGTGCTCCCACCTTTTGCGTGTCCCTCCTTCAAATGCATATGCATGACGAGAGAAGTGCAGTTTGCAGTTTTCCATGCTTGAGGCCCtaaactgtgcattttatgcACCAGATTCATACATAACACATGGGCACAATGCATCTAGGGATCACCTGATACCGAGGCAAAGGTTTAGTACATTGGAACCTCTATAGACCAGTGATACAGATTTAAACTAATACACTATTTCAATTGTTCTTATTTTtgtagggatgcacaatgatattggAATTATGTTGGTAATGGCAGATAATTGCTTTCAAAATGATGACCGATGTTTGGTAATGTACTGATTGTACTCCAgcagagcagaatgtttaggtgacgCTAGGCTACTGAGGTCTAGTAtccacattttttcattttactgcatttataactCCACAGACGTAAATTGaacataaattatatatatgcaTCGGCCCATAATTACTATACTGGTGCCACTGATTCTGTAATGACAGCTATAGCAAGCATTCACCCTTCAGATGTGACATTTCAGTTTCCACTTAGTTGCTACAAAACTTTGTAAAAGGCATTTGTAAAATCATTACAAATAACCTTACTCACGTAattccacagcagagctgcaACACTTCCGTGAGTCAATCTGTAGgagtttttaatgtaattcattaaCTACCCATAAATGTCATCCAGAGTGACATCACGACTACatcttattttctgtttttttgtgataaTGGCTGTCGAAACCCTGCCTTCACCATCCGCGTGCTGCTAAATAGCTCTGCAATAGCCTTATTCTACCACATTGCCCTTGGCAGCCACCAGTGTGTGGGTATTCGTTCAGTTTTAATTTGAAGAGGATAACTTTCACTGACAGATTTGCCCACACACAACCTCGCTTACTATAGACACATGCAGAGTGAGGCTTTGAGACAGCTGAGGCAAGGTAGTGCCAATACTTTATCAATGAAATTCAAGCCTAGCAGATGCAACAAGATGGTTTTGCTTgcacaaaaacagttttttttttccttcagtggATAAAGTGTAAACGAAGTAATGCGTTTCACTAAGAAATTGTTCATTTGCTCGATTCACGTTCtctacagtgttggtgataggataCATATcgccattttatttaatgtccaaaatgaccagtgaatctgcacatgtcttctgaggtcttatatgttattatgtaatggtaaaatatcagtaaatctgaaaaaatgtttttttggggtACACCCTGCATGCATTCTCTGCTGTGAATGTATTTTAcgctttattttgagtggtccttttagatTAAACATACTCTCAGTAACATGGCAAAatcatatgagggttaggattaggttttgggttgagttaaggttagggttaggattaggattaggtttttggttaagattgaggttaaggttagggttaggataagggccaaggttaggttttgggtaaggctgggtaaggttaggttttgcatagTGATAGCAACATTAACAATCCATCTACTTATTGTAagtaatgtatgtatatgacCTGTTAAGGCTTCATTAATCATCTACTAAGGACcagtccaaataaagtgtgatcaAATCTTATCACAAAACTATGTTTTACAATGTCTTATAAAACAATTTCATGTGATAATATGCTGTGAGGGAACATTTTAGAGGAACGAAGCTCTGGTTTCcagcaccaccactgtgaacatgcATTTCTAATGAGCTTCTTTACAACTGTGTGTTTCATACCAAACCTTATccgtttaattatgcataaCATTTAAAGAATAAGTGGAATTCATCTTTAAATCTTCACACTGAAACACAAGTTTTTGAGCTTTGATTGCATAAATAGAAAATAGACGTCAAAATGATATGCTTTACCTAAATCACATTACTTGCAATTAGTAGTTGCTGTGCTTCTACATTAGATGCAATGCATTTGCATCtgtgtttatgtaaatatttcacaAAGCCCTTCGCAACACTGAAGTAagatctttattttatttcagaccTGCAAGAAATAAGAATGGGACTGCGTGATTGATTTTGGGAAGTAGAGCTTGAAGGCTTTTCCACATTAAAACACCCCTGAGTCAAACTAAGGCAGAGTTTAACAGCCCCCTAGTCTCAGTCTTCTCCATGCTATATATTCCTCTACCCAACTTTTCCATGCAGTTTAATTTCGAGGTTGCATTGACAGATATTGGATGTATGCACTAGCAGTCTGAGGCAAAAATAACGATGGAACCAGTGTGAACAGAATGAACCACAAGAGCTGTACCTAagtgtttggagaaaaaaagcagTACAATAAGATATAACTATGAGCAATAGGAAGCCAATGTTGGCTAATATTTCCTCTCAAGTGGTTCACAGTGTGaatagaaacattttaaacattctaGACAAACATTTGTATAAGCTGCAGCTATGttcattaaatattacattgaTAAAAGACAGGATATTTAACATGAAGTATCTAATATTTCACTCCTGTTCCACCTATGGTAGCCTGAACAAGGCCAaccttcttttatttcatttctagtcaaaatgccCATTAAATATAAGTTATTCATGTTTTGAGAAGATATTTCTGGGGAAATTGCATATAGAATCATTCTTTCCCATAAGGCAGAGGAAAGGCAAAGCaagataaatgaaaaaagagcaGTTTCCAAAAGTGGAGGAAAAAATGGGACTACTAACAATCATTCAAGACCTTGTAGACCACCATGCCATTACTCATTGTTTATCAGATAAAAAGAACAGAATCTTATTAAGATTTAAGATTTGTGAGAAGTagaaaccaacttctaagactgagctttggagatgaagaaaaacatccctgcagattttgtgTAAAACTCAAAGCAAGTTtttagaaaagaaaggaagctgcAATGATGGAAAGGGAGGATGGGGGTTCAATGAACACTgaagaaatcatatttaatgttgaggctcttgtgtaattttctcttaaatgtatactttttcctgatgctgaaaaactttagtggctgttttggctggaaatgaagGCTGGTctattgcacagtactgtatgtctggCTATAGATATGGTAAAGAAGTAGTAAACTGCCCTATTCTAAACTTATCTTAACAAAAAACCTTGAAAATTGTAAGAGCAGGAAGTTAAATACTGATAAtactttatttttgtcattccTCATTGTTCTTAAGACagacttattttctcatttcCGTGAGGTCATTAATCAAAAGCCTCTTGTCTTTATGCAGCACAATCTGTGCAAGCGCAGTAGAACATCATCGTGATCATCAGCAGTTTTGCCGCAACTTTAATTAGAGCAACTTTGTACTTTTTACTTTACTCTCTGTTCCCAGCCCTGCTCTGTCTATTTTGGGGAGGTTATATGTCAAGATATGAGTTCATTGTGTGTCTGTGGAGCCATTGCTTCAGTGAGTGTGACAAAGTACCTCTGACTTTTGTCTCAGCAGGTAACTAGCAGAATGGTGGCTGGCGAGGCGAGTGGGCACAGCTTCCTGGTGGCATGCTGGCAGCCCATCCTCATCCTGATGCTGGGCACGGTGCTATCGGGCTCGGCCACAGGATGCCCTTCCCGCTGCGAGTGCAGCGCTCAGGAGCGCTCCGTCCTGTGCCACCGCAGGAAGCTGATCAGCCTTCCAGAAGGGATACCCATCGAGACGCGACTGTTGGACCTGAGCAAAAACCGTTTGAAAGCCATCAACCCCGAAGAGTTCATCAACTATCCTCACTTGGAAGAGCTGCAGCTCAATGAGAATGTTATCTCAGTCATTGAGCCGGGTGCCTTCAGCAATCTCTTTGGCTTACGGACGTTAGGACTGCGCAACAACAAGCTGAAGCTCATTCAGCTGGGCGTATTTACTGGCTTAAGTAACCTTACAAGATTGGACATCAGTGAGAATAAGATAGTCATCCTGCTGGACTACATGTTCCAGGACCTTTATAATCTAAAGGAGCTGGAAGTGGGAGATAATGACCTGGTCTTCATCTCTCACAGAGCCTTTCATGGCCTCACTAGTTTAGAGCAGCTCACCATGGAGAGGTCGAACCTGACCTCTGTGCCCACAGAGGCTTTCAGCCATCTTCACAATTTGCTGATTCTCAAGCTGTGGAATTTCAATGTTAACATCATTAGGGACTTTTCCTTCAGGAGACTCTACCGCTTGAAAGTGCTAGAGATAGCAAATTGGCCCTTTCTAGAAATCCTGACCGCCAAGTCTCTTCATGGGCTTAACATTACCACCCTGAGTGTCACAAACTGCAACCTCACTGCCGTCCCTTATGTGGCCATCCAGCACCTTGTGTACCTTCGCTCTCTCAATCTTTCCTTCAATCCCATTGAGATTGTGGAGGGCAACAAAATGCACAATTTGATGAGGCTCCAGGTGTTCGACTTAGTAGGAGGTCGATTAACCACTATTGAGCCTTACTCTTTCAGAGGACTAAACTACCTTAAAGTTCTCAACGTATCCAGCAATAGCCTAAGCACTTTAGAAGAGTCTGTTTTCCACTCAGTTGGCAACCTGGAGACCTTGGGCCTATATGACAACCCCTTGGCGTGTGATTGCCGTCTGCGTTGGGTCTTTCGTCGCCGCCTGAGGCTTAATTTCAACAAGCAGCAGCCATCTTGCGCCATGCCTGAGTTTGTTCAGGGGAAAGAGTTTAAAGACTTCCCAGATATTCCCCCTGAAAACTCTTTTACTTGTCAGAAATCTCAAATCAGGGACCACAAGGCCCTTCAGAGATTTGTAGATGAAGGGACCACGGTTCGCTTTGCATGCCAAGCAGATGGGGACCCGGCCCCTGTGATCATGTGGCAATCTCCCAGGAAGCAATTCATCACCACCAAAAGTGTTGGACGTCTCTTGGTGTCTCTGGATGGAACTCTGGAAGTCCGTTACGCCCAAATACAAGACAATGGCACATATACATGTATAGCTACTAATGCAGGGGGTAATGACACCAAGCTTGCTC
It contains:
- the lingo1b gene encoding leucine-rich repeat and immunoglobulin-like domain-containing nogo receptor-interacting protein 1-B isoform X1, whose protein sequence is MTFLQVTSRMVAGEASGHSFLVACWQPILILMLGTVLSGSATGCPSRCECSAQERSVLCHRRKLISLPEGIPIETRLLDLSKNRLKAINPEEFINYPHLEELQLNENVISVIEPGAFSNLFGLRTLGLRNNKLKLIQLGVFTGLSNLTRLDISENKIVILLDYMFQDLYNLKELEVGDNDLVFISHRAFHGLTSLEQLTMERSNLTSVPTEAFSHLHNLLILKLWNFNVNIIRDFSFRRLYRLKVLEIANWPFLEILTAKSLHGLNITTLSVTNCNLTAVPYVAIQHLVYLRSLNLSFNPIEIVEGNKMHNLMRLQVFDLVGGRLTTIEPYSFRGLNYLKVLNVSSNSLSTLEESVFHSVGNLETLGLYDNPLACDCRLRWVFRRRLRLNFNKQQPSCAMPEFVQGKEFKDFPDIPPENSFTCQKSQIRDHKALQRFVDEGTTVRFACQADGDPAPVIMWQSPRKQFITTKSVGRLLVSLDGTLEVRYAQIQDNGTYTCIATNAGGNDTKLAHLHVHSYSPNWPHQPNKTFAFISNQPNDSGANGTGRSVPFPFDMKTLIIATTMGFISFLGVVLFCLVLLFLWSRGKGNAKPNIEIEYVPRKVDGETSPTEESHKIRMKMM
- the lingo1b gene encoding leucine-rich repeat and immunoglobulin-like domain-containing nogo receptor-interacting protein 1-B isoform X2, producing MTFLVTSRMVAGEASGHSFLVACWQPILILMLGTVLSGSATGCPSRCECSAQERSVLCHRRKLISLPEGIPIETRLLDLSKNRLKAINPEEFINYPHLEELQLNENVISVIEPGAFSNLFGLRTLGLRNNKLKLIQLGVFTGLSNLTRLDISENKIVILLDYMFQDLYNLKELEVGDNDLVFISHRAFHGLTSLEQLTMERSNLTSVPTEAFSHLHNLLILKLWNFNVNIIRDFSFRRLYRLKVLEIANWPFLEILTAKSLHGLNITTLSVTNCNLTAVPYVAIQHLVYLRSLNLSFNPIEIVEGNKMHNLMRLQVFDLVGGRLTTIEPYSFRGLNYLKVLNVSSNSLSTLEESVFHSVGNLETLGLYDNPLACDCRLRWVFRRRLRLNFNKQQPSCAMPEFVQGKEFKDFPDIPPENSFTCQKSQIRDHKALQRFVDEGTTVRFACQADGDPAPVIMWQSPRKQFITTKSVGRLLVSLDGTLEVRYAQIQDNGTYTCIATNAGGNDTKLAHLHVHSYSPNWPHQPNKTFAFISNQPNDSGANGTGRSVPFPFDMKTLIIATTMGFISFLGVVLFCLVLLFLWSRGKGNAKPNIEIEYVPRKVDGETSPTEESHKIRMKMM